The Carnobacterium divergens genome includes a window with the following:
- a CDS encoding replication initiation factor domain-containing protein, with amino-acid sequence MEDYALKPPYSNTGAERTKKERLQATVDWISVTFTCDKFHEVFTQILKMPEGQFIFYDKGLNGYTECYQRAEFMKVFINQKRPEMGVLLMMSGTDCRYFESILKAQKRNWNHFFKDCIQLNGHFTRIDIALDDYTPYFRLEALWKKVKKQEVVAKFRKSRIMEEVSLASAESFGKTIYFGSNYSRQMFRFYEKGLQQLKKIKADMDLKYLEELYQAKEITERNDPAIDLNQNPYYEDINFDYYQNWNRYEIVCKQENAQEVAYHFATGLLADSLLLSIMNDYMRVTNRGTDTKRSRWKTWRPWA; translated from the coding sequence ATGGAAGATTACGCATTAAAGCCCCCGTATAGTAATACGGGGGCAGAAAGGACAAAGAAAGAACGGCTACAAGCAACAGTAGACTGGATTAGTGTCACTTTTACATGTGACAAATTTCATGAAGTTTTTACCCAGATTCTAAAAATGCCCGAAGGTCAGTTCATTTTTTATGATAAAGGATTAAATGGCTATACGGAATGTTATCAACGAGCCGAATTCATGAAAGTCTTTATCAACCAAAAACGACCTGAAATGGGAGTATTGCTCATGATGTCAGGAACTGATTGTCGCTATTTTGAGTCAATTTTAAAAGCTCAAAAAAGAAATTGGAATCATTTTTTTAAAGACTGCATTCAATTAAACGGACACTTTACAAGAATTGACATTGCCCTTGATGATTACACTCCCTACTTCCGTTTAGAAGCACTTTGGAAAAAGGTCAAAAAACAAGAAGTCGTTGCTAAATTTCGTAAGTCTAGAATTATGGAAGAAGTTTCACTTGCTAGTGCAGAAAGTTTTGGTAAAACAATCTATTTTGGTTCTAATTACTCTCGTCAAATGTTTCGCTTCTATGAAAAAGGATTACAGCAACTAAAAAAGATCAAAGCTGACATGGATCTTAAATATCTTGAAGAACTTTATCAAGCAAAAGAGATTACTGAACGAAATGATCCAGCTATTGATTTAAATCAAAATCCTTACTATGAAGACATTAACTTTGACTATTATCAAAACTGGAATCGCTATGAAATTGTCTGTAAACAAGAAAATGCTCAAGAAGTCGCTTATCATTTTGCGACTGGTCTATTAGCTGATTCCTTACTTCTAAGCATCATGAATGACTATATGAGAGTAACAAATAGAGGAACGGACACAAAGCGTTCACGATGGAAAACATGGCGTCCTTGGGCATAA
- a CDS encoding DUF3173 family protein codes for MLTTISKNELMTVGYSEYTASCIIRKAKIHLVNHGFQFYENKRLGRVPKQAIHEIIGFDPFEKNYPK; via the coding sequence ATGCTAACCACGATTTCAAAAAATGAATTAATGACTGTCGGATACTCCGAATACACTGCAAGCTGCATTATTAGAAAAGCAAAAATCCATTTAGTGAATCATGGATTTCAATTTTATGAGAATAAACGTTTAGGAAGAGTGCCTAAACAGGCCATCCACGAAATCATTGGATTTGATCCATTTGAAAAAAATTACCCGAAGTAA
- a CDS encoding helix-turn-helix domain-containing protein, giving the protein MENLNRNLAENIKKLRKEKGMTQTDLAVELGVSKHSIISYEKEGTFPTSDIIGKLVEFFSISPNELFLYSVNNDQKSTDKERKVEELKEFKSIVLDKVIDLRYSGEEKQFGEEQYIEGEIDRVEFKTITPEEQAKTYLIQSMNLNSLSFDLLEEFFEKSINEQIAKVIEGNWKD; this is encoded by the coding sequence ATGGAAAATTTAAATAGAAATTTAGCAGAGAATATAAAAAAATTACGAAAAGAGAAAGGCATGACACAAACGGATCTTGCGGTTGAACTTGGCGTTTCAAAGCATAGTATTATTAGTTATGAAAAAGAGGGGACTTTTCCTACAAGTGATATTATTGGAAAGTTAGTTGAATTTTTTAGTATCTCACCAAATGAATTATTTTTGTATTCTGTAAACAATGATCAAAAAAGCACTGACAAAGAAAGAAAAGTTGAAGAACTGAAAGAGTTTAAAAGTATTGTTTTGGATAAGGTTATTGATTTACGTTATTCTGGTGAAGAAAAGCAATTTGGAGAAGAGCAATATATTGAAGGCGAAATTGATAGAGTTGAATTTAAAACTATTACACCCGAAGAGCAAGCTAAGACGTATCTAATTCAGTCTATGAATTTAAATAGTCTTTCTTTTGACTTGTTGGAAGAATTTTTTGAAAAATCGATTAATGAGCAAATTGCTAAAGTTATTGAAGGTAATTGGAAAGACTAG
- a CDS encoding DegT/DnrJ/EryC1/StrS family aminotransferase produces MDEKVLINGEPEVGSIYGVEELSSILKELEKYSTELNYKPYKTIKKFEDKFSGFVGTKYAVSVNSGMSALNTILQAFFGDRKGTVISNAINFSGTHIGILNKGYRLILCESDENINTDLLDLFHKVEEYKPEAVVLTNMNGLSHDEKYINQEIKRISPNTIFITDCCRSLGSKCNYIHCGVYSDASFFSFQRKKMISTLGEGGMIVTNDSSIYEKCKKIRSFGYFEGEGENFKLTSFQAAVGLVQLDKLNDLVNKRRQISLNRTDFLKKHLRGWVYPVNNEIDYNSFYLYTLLAPVTWASEQRDNLIALLLKKYGIGCVVANKVTYESSSWVRKNTQQRLTKSETISNRIICPIIHPILTNEQENYINESILKSIEEVENNEGRICNN; encoded by the coding sequence ATGGATGAAAAAGTATTGATAAATGGTGAGCCAGAAGTAGGTAGTATTTATGGTGTTGAAGAACTATCGTCTATTTTAAAGGAGTTAGAAAAATATTCTACAGAATTGAATTACAAACCATACAAGACTATAAAAAAATTTGAGGATAAATTTTCTGGATTTGTTGGAACAAAATATGCAGTATCCGTTAACAGCGGTATGAGCGCTTTAAATACAATACTACAAGCTTTTTTTGGTGACAGGAAAGGGACTGTTATATCTAATGCTATAAACTTTTCAGGGACACACATTGGAATATTAAATAAAGGGTATCGATTAATATTGTGTGAATCGGATGAAAATATTAATACAGATTTATTGGATTTATTCCATAAAGTTGAAGAGTATAAACCGGAAGCAGTTGTTTTAACAAATATGAATGGATTAAGTCATGATGAAAAGTATATTAACCAAGAAATTAAGCGTATTTCTCCAAATACTATTTTTATAACAGATTGTTGTCGTTCCTTAGGCTCTAAATGTAATTATATACATTGTGGAGTATATAGTGACGCTTCGTTTTTTAGTTTTCAACGAAAAAAAATGATATCAACTTTAGGTGAAGGAGGAATGATTGTCACAAACGATTCTAGTATTTATGAAAAGTGCAAAAAAATTAGATCTTTTGGTTACTTTGAAGGCGAAGGAGAAAATTTTAAGTTAACTAGTTTTCAAGCAGCCGTTGGTCTTGTACAACTAGATAAATTAAATGATTTAGTTAACAAAAGACGTCAGATATCATTAAACAGAACAGACTTTTTGAAAAAGCATTTGAGAGGTTGGGTTTATCCAGTAAATAATGAAATCGATTACAACAGTTTCTATTTGTATACATTACTTGCCCCTGTAACTTGGGCTTCAGAACAACGTGATAATTTGATAGCACTATTATTAAAAAAATACGGAATAGGATGTGTAGTTGCCAATAAAGTTACGTATGAAAGTAGTAGTTGGGTGAGAAAGAATACTCAGCAAAGACTAACAAAGTCTGAAACAATTAGTAATCGAATTATTTGTCCGATTATTCATCCAATATTAACGAATGAACAAGAAAATTATATTAATGAATCAATTTTAAAAAGTATAGAAGAGGTGGAAAATAATGAAGGAAGAATATGTAACAATTAG
- a CDS encoding radical SAM protein, which produces MKEEYVTIRKDIPMEFNELKLLKYEGDRIKCVENGIVIPPFEILIHPTAKCNLKCSWCIGQNITEDKNEPINNVLTADDNLMNLAHSIISYKKEVEIDNQKKIFGVERVSFSGITGDPMMAQRQLIPVLDELHSNNIQTGMFTNGLLINKNNIDTISKMDYILISVDAGNSDTYNKMKNNGKSSNYFEQLMKNIERLNDYKIANNRSIEVNVGFVLNQYNYTELYSLAENLKFIGVSNLRIKTDISRKLLIDSKLFDQVEEQYDLIRKNLEDECFKLVELHRIFNSEDRERYFSKCLINKLYANVSSDGYVYACNYHPAIRGIKFGNVTEKPFNIIWEQANKDFDISKCPRTCDPFKNRANNMLNSYLNNESYKNKVDEYLGTI; this is translated from the coding sequence ATGAAGGAAGAATATGTAACAATTAGAAAAGATATCCCAATGGAATTTAATGAACTAAAATTACTTAAATATGAAGGTGATCGAATAAAATGTGTGGAAAATGGTATTGTTATTCCTCCTTTTGAAATACTTATTCATCCAACAGCTAAGTGTAATTTAAAATGTTCATGGTGTATTGGGCAAAATATAACTGAAGATAAAAATGAACCAATTAATAATGTTCTAACAGCTGATGACAATTTAATGAATTTGGCACATTCAATTATTTCCTACAAAAAAGAAGTAGAAATAGATAACCAAAAAAAGATATTTGGAGTAGAAAGAGTTAGTTTTTCTGGTATTACTGGTGATCCAATGATGGCTCAAAGACAGTTGATTCCTGTATTAGATGAACTTCATTCAAACAACATACAAACAGGCATGTTTACTAACGGACTTTTAATAAATAAGAATAATATTGATACAATAAGCAAAATGGACTATATATTGATTAGTGTTGATGCTGGTAATAGCGATACGTACAATAAAATGAAAAATAATGGCAAATCGTCAAATTATTTTGAGCAATTAATGAAAAATATTGAAAGACTTAATGATTACAAAATAGCAAATAATAGAAGTATAGAGGTAAATGTCGGTTTTGTTTTAAATCAATATAATTATACTGAATTATACTCGTTAGCGGAAAATTTAAAATTTATTGGCGTTTCTAATTTAAGAATTAAAACAGATATTTCTCGTAAACTGTTAATTGATAGTAAATTATTTGATCAGGTAGAAGAACAATACGATTTGATAAGAAAGAATTTAGAAGATGAATGCTTTAAGCTAGTGGAACTTCATCGAATCTTTAATTCTGAAGATCGTGAAAGATATTTCTCAAAGTGTTTGATAAATAAACTGTATGCAAATGTTAGTTCAGATGGATATGTATATGCATGTAACTATCATCCTGCTATACGGGGAATTAAATTTGGAAATGTAACTGAAAAACCATTCAATATTATTTGGGAACAAGCAAATAAAGATTTTGATATTAGCAAATGTCCACGTACCTGTGATCCATTTAAAAATAGAGCTAATAATATGTTGAATAGTTACTTAAATAATGAAAGCTATAAGAACAAAGTAGATGAATATTTGGGAACAATATGA
- a CDS encoding NUDIX domain-containing protein produces the protein MKKIPSRTKIFVGEVRVSNKRYIVNSVDHLKNPELIMYIQNQCYEAGLAPKVYYTNEVYMIQEYVEEVELTIDNKSLFYGENIARLHFMMQSLVVDTKKLRPMNKFSCNYSEQKLKKNHQNKDAQVMLEVYNEFFNMINNIDNLLLDRYLIHGDLNLSNIMITGAGVQFIDFDNCSYFPRSYEVLRFFFQSLDFSQNKEKTIKQLFTYLTAYHSINKLKIQEWKISLQFYLSILVTDVSMIENKIFFKERSNCARFIADNFISLQDCINKATSKGEKKMRAKYNTLVIPFLFKDEPLFCILKREDMKIWQFVAGGGEDDEAIELGAARELEEETGLDKINANFLKRLDSQGTVPSNIFKIFKESWKEGLYVIPIYTFSYFMEDSGIHLSEEHLEYKWVTYDQAVELLHYDLDKTALWELKMRIENNEF, from the coding sequence ATGAAAAAAATTCCATCTAGAACAAAAATATTTGTTGGAGAAGTAAGAGTTAGTAATAAAAGATACATTGTTAATTCAGTAGATCACTTAAAAAATCCTGAATTAATTATGTACATTCAAAATCAGTGTTATGAAGCAGGTTTAGCACCTAAAGTTTATTATACTAATGAGGTGTATATGATTCAGGAATATGTAGAAGAAGTAGAATTAACAATTGACAACAAGAGTTTATTTTACGGGGAAAATATTGCTAGATTACACTTTATGATGCAGTCCCTTGTTGTTGATACAAAAAAACTTCGTCCAATGAATAAATTCAGTTGTAATTATTCTGAGCAAAAACTTAAAAAAAATCATCAAAATAAAGATGCTCAAGTAATGCTTGAAGTTTATAACGAATTTTTTAATATGATCAATAATATCGATAATTTGTTACTAGATAGATATCTAATTCATGGAGATTTAAATTTATCTAATATTATGATTACAGGCGCGGGAGTGCAATTTATCGATTTTGATAATTGTTCCTATTTTCCACGGTCATATGAAGTATTAAGATTTTTTTTTCAATCGCTAGATTTTTCACAAAATAAAGAAAAAACTATTAAGCAATTATTTACTTATCTTACTGCCTATCACTCCATTAACAAATTGAAAATTCAAGAATGGAAAATTTCACTTCAGTTCTATTTAAGTATTTTAGTAACAGATGTTTCAATGATCGAAAATAAAATTTTTTTTAAAGAACGATCGAATTGTGCCCGATTTATTGCAGATAATTTTATTAGTTTACAAGACTGCATAAATAAAGCAACCAGTAAAGGAGAAAAAAAGATGAGAGCAAAATATAATACGCTAGTTATCCCATTTCTTTTTAAAGATGAACCACTATTTTGTATTTTAAAAAGAGAAGATATGAAAATTTGGCAATTTGTTGCAGGTGGTGGAGAAGATGATGAGGCAATTGAGTTAGGAGCAGCAAGAGAACTGGAGGAAGAAACTGGTTTGGATAAAATCAATGCTAACTTTCTTAAACGTTTAGATAGTCAAGGGACGGTTCCTAGCAACATTTTTAAAATATTTAAAGAAAGTTGGAAGGAAGGTTTGTATGTTATACCAATTTATACTTTTTCATACTTTATGGAAGACAGTGGGATTCATCTTTCTGAAGAACATTTAGAGTATAAATGGGTGACTTATGATCAAGCAGTAGAACTTTTGCATTATGATTTAGATAAAACCGCATTATGGGAGTTAAAGATGCGCATAGAAAATAATGAATTTTAA
- a CDS encoding nucleotide sugar dehydrogenase codes for MKAKISDKESTYQRLIRRELSIAVIGIGYVGYPLVEALSKKFNVIAYDNDSQKISDLKMENTFFTTREKDLAKATVYIITFPTPINEDKSPNLFCIKEATKAIGRNMKKGSVIIYESTVAPGTTERVCKELLETTSKLAFEKDFSLGYSPERISPGTDDATLKEINKIVSASDKKTLRLISQLYREILNSKIVEVSSIKVAETSKIVENIQRDVNIALMNELSKNFYDTDIDFREVLAAAATKWNFMEVKPGLVGGHCIGVDPYYFIDYSKKEKMNIKLIELSRKINESEITFILELINDYSKKNNYQNCSIGVFGIAYKENIGDIRNSKMLDLCNLLLENKKMELSIIDFEVPHGICSEKIEKCRVSNISNKSFDIVLIGNSHGSFDTLRHHWSKITHSNSKIIDLTGKYETWFSSDVEYRHL; via the coding sequence TTGAAAGCAAAAATTTCAGATAAGGAGAGCACCTATCAGCGTTTAATTCGAAGGGAATTAAGTATTGCAGTAATTGGTATTGGTTATGTAGGATACCCATTGGTTGAAGCGTTATCTAAAAAATTTAACGTAATTGCTTATGATAATGATAGCCAAAAAATTTCAGATTTAAAAATGGAAAATACCTTTTTCACGACTCGCGAAAAAGATTTAGCTAAAGCTACAGTTTATATAATTACATTTCCTACACCTATTAATGAAGATAAATCTCCTAATTTATTTTGTATAAAAGAAGCGACAAAAGCTATTGGACGTAATATGAAAAAAGGGAGTGTTATCATCTATGAATCCACAGTTGCTCCTGGGACAACTGAAAGAGTGTGTAAGGAATTATTAGAAACAACATCAAAATTAGCATTTGAAAAAGATTTTTCTTTAGGTTATTCTCCAGAACGAATTAGTCCTGGAACAGACGATGCAACACTAAAAGAGATAAATAAAATTGTTTCAGCATCAGATAAAAAAACGTTGAGATTAATTTCTCAACTTTATCGTGAAATTTTAAACAGCAAAATAGTTGAAGTATCATCAATTAAAGTTGCAGAAACTTCAAAAATAGTCGAGAACATTCAAAGAGATGTCAACATAGCCTTAATGAATGAGTTGTCAAAGAATTTTTATGATACAGATATTGATTTTAGAGAGGTATTAGCTGCGGCAGCAACAAAATGGAATTTTATGGAAGTCAAGCCAGGTCTTGTTGGGGGGCATTGTATAGGAGTTGATCCGTATTATTTTATTGACTACTCAAAAAAAGAAAAAATGAATATAAAGTTAATTGAGTTATCAAGAAAAATAAATGAATCAGAAATAACGTTTATTCTAGAATTAATTAACGACTATTCAAAAAAAAATAATTACCAAAATTGTAGCATTGGAGTATTTGGAATTGCCTATAAAGAAAATATTGGAGATATTAGAAATAGTAAGATGCTAGATTTATGTAATTTATTGCTGGAAAACAAAAAAATGGAATTATCAATAATAGATTTTGAAGTACCTCATGGAATATGTTCAGAAAAAATTGAAAAATGCCGTGTAAGCAACATATCGAATAAGTCTTTTGATATTGTATTGATTGGCAATTCACATGGCTCTTTTGATACTTTAAGACATCACTGGTCGAAGATTACACACTCCAATTCCAAAATAATAGATCTAACTGGGAAATATGAAACGTGGTTCTCTAGCGATGTAGAATATCGACATTTGTAA
- a CDS encoding HAD-IIB family hydrolase, whose product MKVKGIEAVKYAFFDVDGTLMNEEYQIPIELLTNVSRLKKVGILPIICTGREFLSMKKIWEEYLLSDYFYHKVITNDGNCIYDTKTDTFSIMEIIDLSKIKLILKEYESVCRWVITSPQKILYSNKYALMEYKMLFMYSGKSEICTEFDKIAGNINKEELLGFYMFISEQDADNRKFESYGLKKMNYSRGYSYTSNQTKLDGARYLLKKDFEEEFFLHSMAFGNGKNDYLLFKETSYSVAVQNAHPKLIEIATECLHEQSLSQYVRKIFNSLEMK is encoded by the coding sequence TTGAAAGTCAAAGGTATAGAGGCAGTAAAATATGCATTTTTTGATGTAGATGGAACGTTAATGAATGAAGAATATCAAATACCAATTGAATTATTAACTAATGTAAGTCGTTTAAAAAAAGTTGGAATACTTCCAATTATTTGCACTGGTAGAGAATTTTTATCAATGAAAAAAATTTGGGAAGAATATTTGTTAAGTGATTATTTTTATCATAAGGTTATTACCAACGATGGAAATTGTATATATGATACAAAAACTGATACATTTAGCATTATGGAAATAATTGATTTATCAAAAATTAAACTGATTTTGAAAGAGTATGAGTCTGTTTGTCGCTGGGTTATCACTTCACCACAGAAAATTCTTTACTCAAATAAATATGCATTAATGGAGTACAAAATGTTATTTATGTATTCTGGTAAATCTGAAATATGTACTGAATTTGATAAAATAGCGGGAAATATAAATAAAGAAGAACTTTTAGGCTTTTATATGTTTATTTCGGAACAAGATGCAGATAATCGGAAATTTGAAAGCTATGGATTAAAGAAAATGAACTACTCCAGAGGATATTCCTATACTAGTAACCAAACAAAACTTGATGGTGCACGTTATCTATTGAAAAAAGACTTTGAAGAAGAATTTTTCCTGCATTCAATGGCATTTGGAAACGGAAAAAATGATTATCTTTTATTTAAAGAAACAAGTTATTCAGTTGCAGTGCAAAATGCTCATCCAAAACTAATTGAGATTGCTACTGAATGCTTACATGAGCAATCATTAAGTCAATATGTACGGAAAATATTTAATTCATTAGAAATGAAATGA
- a CDS encoding nucleotidyltransferase family protein, whose protein sequence is MKKIFELSDVYLTEKIKITSKDNTEQLLGMIIMNRITNIAFKNIDLSEVEFEAFKNLEILSASNKRQARIFKRNLRYVTKLLKDVQCNYAFLKGAYMTTSLYDLGERNSNDIDILVAAEDVVCIQDKLLKHGFIQGKYDRERKKIVPASRERIIRQRMNYGQTVPLVKIHEDQPLEIDLNTSVDFKPELKKEVVKDLLSQKISISIEDYYLNTLNLEDFLIHLCCHLYKEATTYDWVKRRKDLCLYKFSDINVFLNNYSNTDYFNRLEARIKELELEKECYYVFENSTIVYPRLNNLSGFGYFKQQLKPDSLDFMNRVIYPREKKIFEYRTKDFSKRFLLNNRLEDLEEIT, encoded by the coding sequence ATGAAAAAAATATTTGAACTATCGGATGTATATTTGACCGAAAAAATAAAAATCACTTCTAAGGACAACACGGAGCAGCTCTTGGGAATGATTATCATGAATAGAATTACTAATATAGCTTTTAAAAATATAGATCTCAGTGAGGTAGAGTTTGAAGCATTCAAAAATCTAGAAATTCTATCTGCATCTAATAAAAGACAAGCACGGATTTTTAAAAGGAACTTGCGGTATGTTACAAAACTTCTAAAAGATGTTCAGTGTAATTATGCATTTTTAAAAGGAGCATATATGACAACCAGCTTATACGATTTAGGAGAAAGAAATTCAAACGATATTGATATATTGGTAGCTGCAGAAGACGTTGTGTGTATTCAAGATAAGTTATTAAAACATGGATTTATTCAAGGAAAGTATGATAGGGAGAGAAAAAAAATTGTCCCAGCTTCGAGAGAACGGATTATTAGACAAAGAATGAACTATGGACAAACTGTACCATTGGTGAAAATTCATGAAGACCAACCTTTAGAGATAGATCTGAATACATCTGTAGATTTTAAACCAGAGTTAAAAAAAGAAGTTGTTAAAGACTTGCTTAGTCAAAAAATTAGTATTTCAATCGAAGATTATTATCTAAATACATTAAATTTAGAAGATTTTCTTATTCACTTATGTTGTCATTTATACAAGGAGGCAACAACATATGATTGGGTAAAACGTCGTAAAGATTTGTGTTTGTATAAATTCAGTGACATTAATGTATTCCTAAACAATTACAGCAACACTGATTATTTTAATCGATTAGAAGCAAGAATTAAAGAATTGGAGTTAGAAAAGGAATGTTATTACGTTTTTGAAAATAGTACGATTGTGTATCCTAGATTAAATAATCTTTCAGGATTTGGATACTTTAAGCAACAGTTAAAACCAGATTCTTTAGATTTTATGAACCGCGTCATATATCCAAGAGAAAAAAAAATCTTTGAATATAGAACTAAAGATTTTAGTAAGCGCTTTTTATTGAATAATCGATTAGAAGACTTGGAAGAAATTACGTAG
- a CDS encoding acyl carrier protein: protein MSRFEQIKDVIATISSVDTKEIELGDSWKDIGIDSLRLVELIVALEDKFSIKIKDSELNPQNLNSVETIVELINKYMDKKEKK from the coding sequence ATGAGTAGATTTGAACAAATTAAAGATGTAATCGCTACAATTTCTTCTGTAGATACTAAAGAAATTGAATTAGGTGATTCTTGGAAGGATATTGGTATTGATTCTTTAAGATTAGTTGAGCTGATTGTTGCACTGGAAGATAAGTTTTCTATAAAAATTAAAGATTCAGAATTAAATCCACAAAATTTAAATAGTGTTGAAACAATTGTAGAGCTAATAAATAAGTACATGGATAAAAAGGAAAAAAAATAA
- a CDS encoding class I adenylate-forming enzyme family protein — translation MWEFIEKYLEENENSIVECADFSFTYKELQTICCYHGGKLKSVLSKGDTCIILCKNNLYSSVAILSCWYAGVVPVPLTTNYGYEMCREVIKNVTPALLITDSDFNINFDFIYQINEAKFVGDLISLYSDSELNEIAVIMHTSGTFGIPKGVMIEIEGLKRNIEGIVDYMDINMKDKILISRPIYHISVLTGEFLVSIFRGLDIYFSETQYNPFHLVQLLDQKKITVLGGTPTMLSQLSLYMLRGKSKHIIATLIISGECLNEFAAKKIQKEFFEANIYSVYGLTEAAPRVSYLPPELFNKYHTSVGIPLKNTKIKIISPETGMELENNQSGLVFVSSLSIMKGYYRNNQLTRTVLNEGWLNTKDIGYKNSEGLLFILGRVDNMINKSGMNIYPPQIENKVMELEEVEECLVYSIKNDVSQEIVLDIVPTNLNIEKKQIYKKLAKMLPQYLIPSQINIVENIPKTASGKILRK, via the coding sequence ATGTGGGAATTTATAGAAAAATATTTAGAAGAAAATGAAAACTCAATAGTAGAGTGTGCAGATTTTTCATTCACATATAAGGAACTTCAGACAATTTGCTGTTATCATGGGGGGAAATTAAAAAGCGTTTTAAGCAAAGGTGATACCTGTATCATACTTTGTAAAAATAATTTATATAGTAGTGTTGCAATTTTATCATGTTGGTATGCAGGGGTCGTTCCTGTTCCATTAACAACAAATTATGGATATGAAATGTGTAGGGAAGTTATTAAAAATGTAACACCAGCGCTATTGATAACGGACTCGGATTTTAATATTAATTTTGATTTTATTTACCAAATTAATGAGGCAAAATTTGTTGGAGATTTAATAAGTCTATATTCTGATAGTGAGTTAAATGAAATAGCTGTAATTATGCATACCTCTGGAACCTTTGGTATTCCAAAAGGTGTCATGATAGAGATAGAAGGTTTAAAAAGAAATATTGAAGGTATTGTAGATTATATGGATATTAACATGAAAGATAAAATATTAATATCTCGACCTATATATCATATTTCTGTATTAACGGGAGAATTTTTAGTTAGTATTTTTAGAGGATTAGATATCTATTTTTCTGAAACTCAATATAATCCATTTCATTTAGTTCAACTTTTAGATCAGAAAAAAATCACTGTTCTCGGAGGCACTCCAACAATGTTAAGTCAATTATCCTTATATATGTTAAGAGGAAAAAGTAAACATATAATTGCAACGTTAATCATAAGTGGAGAATGCTTAAATGAGTTTGCTGCAAAAAAAATACAGAAAGAATTTTTTGAAGCCAATATCTATTCTGTTTATGGGTTAACAGAAGCAGCTCCACGAGTTTCTTACTTACCTCCAGAACTATTTAATAAATATCATACATCTGTAGGTATTCCACTTAAAAACACCAAAATTAAGATTATTTCTCCTGAAACAGGGATGGAACTTGAAAATAATCAGTCTGGTCTAGTTTTCGTTAGTTCTCTTAGTATTATGAAAGGTTATTACAGAAATAATCAATTAACTAGGACAGTCTTAAATGAAGGATGGCTAAATACAAAAGATATCGGATATAAAAATAGCGAAGGATTGCTGTTTATTCTGGGACGTGTAGATAATATGATAAATAAATCAGGAATGAACATTTACCCTCCTCAAATTGAAAATAAAGTGATGGAATTAGAAGAAGTTGAAGAATGCTTAGTATATAGTATTAAAAATGATGTTAGTCAAGAGATTGTTTTAGATATTGTACCAACTAATTTAAATATAGAAAAAAAACAAATTTATAAAAAGTTGGCCAAGATGCTTCCTCAGTATCTAATTCCTTCACAAATTAACATCGTGGAAAATATTCCTAAAACTGCCTCTGGGAAAATACTACGCAAATAA